A region of Streptomyces sp. NBC_01750 DNA encodes the following proteins:
- a CDS encoding ATP-binding protein, which translates to MISSVLVANRGEIACRVFRTCRELGIATVAVYSDADASALHVREADAAVRLPGAAPADTYLRGDLIVKAALAAGADAVHPGYGFLSENAEFARAVADAGLVWIGPPPSAIEAMASKTRAKELMGGAPLDPASVTEADLPLLVKAAAGGGGRGMRIVRELSSLAGELEAASSEAASAFGDGEVFLEPYIEGGRHVEVQVLADAYGTVWALGTRDCSLQRRHQKVIEESPAPGLPAALVATLHESAVAAAKAVGYRGAGTVEFLVSPQGRSHFLEMNTRLQVEHPVTEAVFGVDLVALQLRVAEGTALPESGPPAHGHAVEARLYAEDPSNGWTPQTGVLHELSVPGAASGPRVDTGLRVDTGYTAGDSIGVHYDPMIAKVIAWAPTRHEAVRKLAHALRRTRLHGPVTNRGLLVRSLEHTEFTGAQLDTGFYERNLDALTAPAEGERYAAVAAALADAASRPGASVGARLGAWRNLPSQAQLKVYGDHEIRYRPTRGGFELVDDPGVRVVTADARRVRLEIDGVVRHYDVTDHGDGHVHVDSPTGAHSLAVQPRFADPQDRTRPGSLLAPMPGTVVRIGDGLAEGSRVSEGQPLVWLEAMKMEHRIVSPASGILTALHAVPGRQVEVGALLAVVNEAMDVATQEDTAS; encoded by the coding sequence CTGGGCATCGCGACGGTCGCGGTGTACTCCGACGCGGACGCGTCGGCGCTGCACGTCCGGGAGGCGGACGCGGCGGTACGGCTGCCCGGCGCGGCGCCCGCGGATACGTATCTGCGCGGCGACCTGATCGTGAAGGCGGCGCTGGCGGCGGGCGCGGACGCGGTGCACCCGGGGTACGGCTTCCTGTCCGAGAACGCGGAGTTCGCGCGGGCGGTGGCGGACGCGGGGCTGGTGTGGATCGGCCCGCCGCCTTCCGCCATCGAGGCGATGGCGTCCAAGACGCGGGCGAAGGAGCTGATGGGCGGCGCGCCGCTGGACCCGGCCTCGGTGACGGAGGCGGATCTGCCGCTGCTGGTGAAGGCCGCGGCGGGCGGTGGCGGGCGCGGTATGCGTATCGTCCGCGAACTGTCGTCGCTGGCCGGGGAGCTGGAGGCGGCCTCTTCGGAGGCGGCGTCCGCGTTCGGTGACGGCGAGGTGTTCCTGGAGCCGTACATCGAAGGCGGCCGCCATGTGGAAGTGCAGGTCCTGGCGGACGCGTACGGCACGGTGTGGGCGCTCGGCACGCGCGACTGCTCGCTCCAGCGCCGCCACCAGAAGGTCATCGAGGAGTCCCCGGCGCCGGGCCTGCCGGCCGCGCTGGTCGCGACGCTGCACGAATCGGCGGTTGCCGCGGCGAAGGCGGTGGGCTACCGGGGGGCGGGAACGGTGGAGTTCCTGGTCTCGCCTCAGGGCCGGTCCCACTTCCTGGAGATGAACACCCGCCTCCAGGTGGAACACCCGGTCACGGAGGCGGTGTTCGGCGTAGACCTGGTGGCGCTCCAGCTGCGCGTGGCGGAAGGCACGGCGCTGCCGGAGTCCGGGCCACCGGCGCACGGCCACGCGGTGGAGGCGCGGCTGTACGCGGAGGACCCGTCGAACGGGTGGACACCGCAGACGGGGGTGCTGCACGAGCTGTCGGTCCCCGGAGCCGCTTCCGGCCCGCGGGTCGACACCGGCCTGCGCGTCGACACCGGATACACCGCCGGCGACTCCATCGGCGTGCACTACGACCCCATGATCGCCAAGGTCATCGCCTGGGCGCCCACCCGCCACGAGGCCGTGCGGAAGCTCGCCCACGCCCTGCGGCGGACACGCCTGCACGGGCCCGTGACCAACCGGGGGCTGCTCGTACGGTCCCTGGAGCACACCGAGTTCACCGGCGCACAGCTGGACACCGGGTTCTACGAGCGCAACCTCGACGCGCTCACCGCGCCCGCCGAAGGAGAGCGCTACGCGGCCGTCGCCGCCGCCCTCGCGGATGCCGCGAGCCGTCCCGGCGCCTCGGTCGGCGCACGGCTCGGCGCATGGCGGAACCTTCCCTCGCAGGCCCAGCTCAAGGTCTACGGCGACCACGAGATCCGCTACCGCCCCACCCGCGGCGGGTTCGAACTCGTCGACGATCCCGGCGTCCGCGTCGTCACCGCCGACGCCCGCCGCGTACGGCTCGAGATCGACGGAGTCGTACGGCACTACGACGTCACCGATCACGGCGACGGACACGTCCACGTCGACAGTCCCACCGGCGCCCACTCCCTCGCCGTACAACCCCGGTTCGCCGACCCCCAGGACAGGACCCGGCCCGGGTCGCTGCTCGCCCCCATGCCCGGCACCGTCGTCCGGATCGGCGACGGGCTCGCCGAAGGCAGCCGGGTGAGCGAGGGGCAGCCGCTCGTCTGGCTGGAGGCCATGAAGATGGAGCACCGCATCGTCTCGCCCGCCTCCGGCATTCTCACCGCGCTCCACGCCGTACCCGGCCGTCAGGTCGAGGTCGGTGCCCTGCTCGCCGTCGTCAACGAAGCAATGGACGTAGCCACCCAGGAGGACACCGCGTCATGA
- a CDS encoding acyl-CoA dehydrogenase family protein produces the protein MNTESQEHTALRAAVAALGQRHGRGYVREELWAEAAKLGYLGVNLPEAYGGGGGGMQELSIVLEELGAAGCPLLMMVVSPAICGTVIARFGTDEQKRTWLPGLSDGSLTMAFGITEPDAGSNSHRITTTARRTDDGWILNGRKVFISGVDIADATLIVGRTEDARTGSLKPCLFIVPREAQGFRRSQIDMELQAQEKQFELVLDEVHLPDDALVGGGTSHAEGCGGENAGLLQLFAGLNPERIMTAAFGIGMGRYALTKAIDYAKTRQVWKQPIGGHQAIAHPLAQAHIELELARLMMQKAAALYDAGDDIGAGEAANMAKYAAGEACVKAVDQAVHTLGGNGLTREYGLASLITAARVARIAPVSREMILNYVSHQSLGLPKSY, from the coding sequence ATGAACACAGAGAGCCAGGAGCACACCGCACTGCGTGCCGCCGTCGCCGCACTCGGGCAGCGGCACGGCCGGGGATACGTACGCGAAGAGCTGTGGGCCGAGGCCGCCAAGCTCGGCTATCTCGGCGTGAACCTCCCCGAGGCGTACGGCGGCGGAGGCGGCGGGATGCAGGAACTGTCCATCGTTCTGGAGGAGCTGGGCGCCGCAGGCTGTCCGCTCCTCATGATGGTCGTCTCACCCGCCATCTGCGGCACCGTCATCGCCCGCTTCGGCACCGACGAACAGAAGCGCACCTGGCTCCCCGGTCTCTCCGACGGCAGCCTCACCATGGCCTTCGGCATCACCGAGCCCGACGCCGGGTCGAACTCCCACCGGATCACCACCACCGCCCGCAGGACCGACGACGGCTGGATACTGAACGGGCGCAAGGTCTTCATCTCCGGCGTCGACATCGCCGACGCGACCCTCATCGTGGGCCGTACCGAGGACGCGCGCACGGGCAGTCTCAAGCCCTGTCTCTTCATTGTCCCCCGCGAGGCCCAGGGCTTCCGGCGCTCGCAGATCGACATGGAACTCCAGGCCCAGGAGAAGCAGTTCGAGCTCGTACTGGACGAGGTCCACCTCCCCGACGACGCCCTGGTGGGTGGGGGTACCTCCCACGCCGAAGGCTGTGGGGGAGAGAACGCCGGGCTTCTCCAGCTCTTCGCCGGCCTCAACCCCGAGCGCATCATGACCGCCGCCTTCGGCATCGGGATGGGCCGGTACGCGCTCACCAAAGCCATCGACTACGCGAAGACCCGGCAGGTCTGGAAGCAGCCCATCGGCGGCCACCAGGCCATCGCCCACCCCCTCGCCCAGGCCCACATCGAGCTCGAACTCGCCCGCCTGATGATGCAGAAGGCCGCCGCCCTCTACGACGCCGGCGACGACATCGGCGCCGGCGAGGCGGCGAACATGGCCAAGTACGCCGCCGGCGAGGCCTGCGTCAAGGCCGTCGACCAGGCCGTGCACACCCTCGGCGGGAACGGCCTCACCCGCGAGTACGGCCTCGCCTCCCTGATCACCGCCGCCCGCGTCGCCCGGATCGCCCCGGTCAGCCGCGAAATGATCCTCAACTACGTATCCCACCAGTCCCTGGGTCTCCCCAAGTCGTACTGA
- a CDS encoding 4-coumarate--CoA ligase family protein, translating to MVFHSEYADVPAVTEPIHDAVLGRAAAEYGDTIALVDGVNGTTLTYAQLDTFHRRIAASLAGAGLRKGDVLALHSPNTVAYPAVFYGATRAGATVTTVHPLATAEEFAKQLRDSSARWIVTISPLLEIARRAAELVAGIEEIFVCDRADGHVSILDMLGSTAPEPDVTIDPSEDIAVLPYSSGTTGVPKGVMLTHRSIATNLAQLYPMVPMGPGDRILAVLPFFHIYGLTALMNAPLRHGATVVVLPRFELDTFLAAIEKHRINGLYVAPPIVLALAKHPAVAQYDLSSLEYIVSAAAPLDARLGQACSARLGLPPVRQAYGMTELSPGTHAVPLSAAAPPPGAVGQLVPNTEMRILSLDDPGKDVGVGEEGEIAIRGPQVMKGYLGRPDATADMIDSDGWVHTGDVGRVDADGWLFVVDRVKELIKYKGFQVAPAELEALLLTHEGIADAAVIGVYDADGNEIPKAYVVRQRAAEDLTEDDVLGYVAERVAPYKKVRRVEFIGGVPRAASGKILRRELRDRERENT from the coding sequence ATGGTGTTCCACAGCGAGTACGCAGACGTTCCCGCCGTCACCGAGCCGATCCACGACGCCGTACTCGGCCGGGCCGCCGCCGAGTACGGCGACACGATCGCCCTGGTCGACGGCGTGAACGGCACCACCCTCACGTACGCCCAGCTCGACACCTTCCACCGCCGCATCGCCGCCTCACTCGCCGGCGCGGGCCTGCGCAAGGGCGACGTCCTGGCCCTGCACAGCCCCAACACCGTCGCGTACCCCGCCGTCTTCTACGGGGCCACGCGCGCCGGTGCCACCGTCACCACCGTCCATCCGCTCGCCACGGCGGAGGAGTTCGCCAAACAGCTCCGCGACTCCTCCGCCCGCTGGATAGTCACCATCTCACCGCTCCTCGAGATCGCCCGCCGGGCCGCCGAACTCGTCGCCGGAATCGAGGAGATATTCGTCTGCGACCGCGCCGACGGGCATGTGAGCATCCTCGACATGCTCGGCTCGACCGCACCCGAGCCGGACGTCACCATCGACCCCTCCGAGGACATCGCGGTCCTGCCGTACTCCTCGGGCACCACCGGCGTCCCCAAGGGCGTCATGCTCACCCACCGCTCCATCGCCACCAACCTCGCGCAGCTCTATCCGATGGTCCCGATGGGCCCCGGTGACCGCATCCTCGCGGTGCTGCCCTTCTTCCACATCTACGGCCTCACCGCTCTGATGAACGCCCCGCTCCGCCACGGCGCCACCGTCGTCGTACTGCCCCGCTTCGAGCTCGACACCTTCCTCGCGGCGATCGAGAAGCACCGCATCAACGGCCTGTACGTCGCCCCGCCGATCGTCCTCGCCCTCGCCAAGCACCCGGCCGTCGCGCAGTACGACCTGTCGTCGCTCGAGTACATCGTCAGCGCCGCAGCCCCGCTCGACGCCCGCCTCGGCCAGGCCTGCTCGGCGCGGCTCGGACTGCCGCCGGTGCGGCAGGCGTACGGCATGACCGAGCTCTCGCCCGGCACACATGCCGTACCGCTGTCCGCCGCCGCCCCGCCGCCCGGGGCCGTAGGACAGCTCGTGCCCAACACCGAGATGCGCATCCTCTCCCTCGACGACCCCGGCAAGGACGTCGGCGTCGGCGAGGAGGGCGAGATCGCGATCCGCGGACCGCAGGTGATGAAGGGCTACCTCGGCCGCCCCGACGCCACCGCGGACATGATCGACTCCGACGGCTGGGTCCACACCGGCGATGTCGGACGCGTGGACGCCGACGGCTGGCTCTTCGTCGTCGACCGGGTCAAGGAACTCATCAAGTACAAGGGCTTCCAGGTCGCACCCGCCGAGCTGGAGGCGCTGCTGCTCACCCACGAAGGCATAGCGGACGCCGCGGTGATAGGGGTGTACGACGCGGACGGGAACGAGATCCCGAAGGCGTACGTCGTACGGCAGCGTGCCGCGGAGGACCTGACCGAGGACGATGTCCTCGGCTACGTTGCCGAGCGCGTGGCGCCGTACAAGAAGGTCCGCCGCGTCGAGTTCATCGGCGGCGTCCCGCGCGCCGCCTCGGGAAAGATCCTCAGGCGTGAACTGAGGGACCGGGAGAGGGAAAACACGTGA